A single window of Gossypium arboreum isolate Shixiya-1 chromosome 13, ASM2569848v2, whole genome shotgun sequence DNA harbors:
- the LOC108464485 gene encoding BTB/POZ domain-containing protein At1g63850-like codes for MIPNSYRKRQRVPHRHTSATRLSSTATVVNSFSDKTVSESSQKLHRTSSAASTITTSPNAVTSSFNDPYTADVLLRLFVDRSPFDSDAPSDSSRQSDIQIYLHSAVIRRAKYFAAILSDCWQHRTNADAKSNNGAEGSRSNDNNNNLVHLNLAVVDDPNSISIHLTVLQLLYTSDFATVIDSASTALEILPVALELLFEDCVKSCLRFLEAVPWSEEEEKRVLSLIPFLREEESKELLARLSPGKEDSCEEMLHGLILAAIHNHPNMAFVKAFVAKLLRDFSSRESARRVLERAFETSLKVVKESLEEYTSPDFRGDHNETEAIQRLNLHTAMTNGRHLLWLVERMIELRVADSAVVEWSEQASFTADLQRAFRDDAWRNIVPGLPAVVLRCTCKLANAVAAGTILAARQVRMKLVKDWLPVLLVCKDNVSPMLPSHKPLHLELEETFLRIISTLPMSDAQVLLQQCLSFSTRNVEDCPHLITAFNTWFRRATRPPQLENLD; via the exons ATGATACCAAACAGCTATCGAAAGCGTCAGCGCGTGCCTCACCGCCACACCTCTGCCACGCGCCTCTCCTCCACCGCCACTGTCGTCAATTCTTTTTCCGACAAAACGGTCTCCGAATCCTCCCAAAAGCTCCACCGCACCTCCTCCGCCGCATCCACCATCACTACCTCTCCCAATGCCGTTACTTCCTCCTTCAATGATCCCTACACCGCTGACGTCTTACTCCGCCTCTTCGTTGATCGTTCCCCATTCGATTCCGACGCCCCATCCGACTCTTCCCGCCAATCAGACATCCAGATCTATCTCCACTCCGCCGTCATCCGCCGCGCCAAATATTTCGCGGCGATTTTATCCGACTGTTGGCAACACCGAACGAACGCTGACGCCAAGAGCAACAATGGCGCCGAAGGTTCCAGGAGCAATGATAACAATAATAACCTAGTTCATTTAAACCTTGCCGTTGTCGATGATCCGAACTCTATATCCATCCATTTAACCGTCCTCCAACTGCTTTACACCAGCGATTTCGCGACCGTCATCGACTCAGCTTCCACCGCACTCGAGATCCTCCCCGTGGCTCTCGAATTACTCTTCGAGGATTGCGTGAAATCATGCTTGAGATTCCTGGAAGCCGTGCCGTGGAGCGAGGAGGAGGAGAAGAGAGTGCTGAGTTTGATCCCCTTCTTACGCGAGGAAGAATCGAAGGAACTTCTCGCCAGGCTTTCGCCGGGGAAAGAAGATTCTTGCGAAGAAATGTTGCACGGCTTGATTTTAGCGGCGATTCATAACCATCCTAATATGGCGTTCGTTAAAGCGTTTGTGGCTAAGCTTCTGAGGGATTTTTCGTCGCGGGAATCGGCGAGGAGGGTTTTGGAGAGGGCCTTCGAGACGAGCTTGAAGGTTGTGAAGGAGAGTTTGGAGGAGTATACGAGCCCTGATTTTAGAGGGGATCATAATGAGACGGAGGCGATCCagaggttgaatttgcatacGGCTATGACTAATGGGAGGCATTTGTTGTGGTTGGTTGAGAGGATGATTGAGTTGAGGGTGGCGGATTCAGCTGTGGTTGAATGGAGTGAGCAGGCTTCATTTACGGCGGATTTGCAAAGAGCGTTTAGGGATGATGCTTGGAGGAATATTGTTCCGGGACTCCCTGCTGTCGTCCTCCGGTGTACTTGTAAGCTTGCCAATGCTGTTGCTGCTGGAACAATATTGGCTGCTAGACAG GTTAGAATGAAGCTTGTGAAAGATTGGCTTCCTGTTCTGCTTGTGTGCAAAGACAATGTGTCACCTATGCTACCCAGCCATAAACCACTGCACCTGGAATTGGAGGAAACGTTCTTGAGAATCATCTCAACGCTGCCGATGTCAGATGCACAAGTATTGTTGCAACAATGTCTCAGCTTCTCAACCCGAAATGTTGAAGATTGCCCCCACTTAATCACAGCTTTCAATACATGGTTTCGCAGAGCAACTCGACCTCCTCAACTCGAAAATCTTGATTAA
- the LOC108464201 gene encoding transcription termination factor MTERF2, chloroplastic isoform X2, translated as MLTYTPPSLHLHLHLHLHRYPHSTTISSSLHHHPNHPTTTAPDPVLRIHNSKTTSFLHHRQPATTTTNETKNPPQEYENDHHRHRDSEGKPKTPPHILPPQEKQNILEMSLVTKRGPQFPGSIYANSLPSLQSVIQTQNEDDEDDEEVMIRRALDIRRKVTAEVFKAAMKKGKFGITYSTNLVNRLPDFIDHVMIEAAALKRSPEFKDSTFNLRAKLVIDHSNVVPLIRWLKHNNLSYPKIAKLICMSKGNLDSIRRLVEWLKTVYVKGEFLGATLLKSGDDILHRRLEELDEIVDYLESNGVRRDWIGFVISRCPRLLSYSMEEVKTRVDFYLNMGMNENDFGTMVFDYPGVLGYFTLEEMNQKVNYLKEFGLSTEDVGKLLAFRPQLMGCSIEERWKPLVKYLYYLGISRDGMRRMLTIKPMIFCFNFETTIAPKVQFFRDIGVREDAIGNMLVKFPPLLTYSLHKKIQPVVIYLMTKAGVTEKDIGKVVALGPELLGCNIAKTLEVNVKYFLSLGIRVRQLGEMIGDFPKLLRYKVDLLYPKYQYLRRTMVRPLQDVIEFPSYSLEERIIPRHKIMVENRVNFKLRYMLACTDEEFNQRVADKVERRRRFESGRMDDAVSDSQMAEGTLGKMASSSLSS; from the exons ATGCTTACTTACACTCCTCCCTCTCTCCACCTCCACCTCCACCTCCATCTCCACCGTTACCCTCATTCGACCACCATCTCCTCCTCCCTCCACCACCACCCTAACCATCCGACCACCACAGCACCTGACCCTGTCCTCCGTATTCACAACTCAAAAACCACTTCCTTCCTTCACCACCGCCAACCGGCCACCACCACCACCAACGAAACAAAGAACCCACCCCAAGAATACGAAAATGACCACCACCGTCACCGAGATTCCGAAGGTAAACCCAAAACCCCACCACACATACTTCCACCTCAAGAGAAACAAAACATCCTAGAAATGTCCCTGGTCACCAAACGCGGCCCACAATTCCCAGGCTCCATTTACGCCAATTCTCTCCCTTCTCTCCAATCCGTAATCCAAACCCAAAACGAAGACGATGAGGATGATGAAGAGGTGATGATAAGACGGGCGCTTGATATTAGAAGGAAGGTAACAGCGGAGGTTTTCAAGGCAGCAATGAAGAAGGGAAAGTTTGGGATTACGTATTCGACGAATTTGGTTAATAGACTGCCGGATTTTATTGACCACGTGATGATCGAAGCCGCTGCGTTGAAAAGGTCCCCTGAGTTTAAGGATTCCACCTTTAATTTGCGTGCTAAGCTTGTTATTGATCACTCCAATGTTGTTCCTCTCATAAG GTGGCTGAAACACAATAACCTCTCATATCCCAAAATTGCAAAGCTGATATGCATGTCTAAAGGGAATCTTGACTCTATAAGACGGCTCGTTGAGTGGTTGAAGACGGTTTATGTGAAAGGAGAATTTCTGGGTGCAACGCTTTTGAAATCCGGAGACGATATTTTGCATCGTAGACTAGAAGAACTGGATGAGATTGTTGATTATTTGGAGAGTAATGGAGTTAGGAGGGACTGGATCGGTTTCGTTATTAGCCGATGTCCGAGGTTGTTGTCCTATAGTATGGAGGAAGTGAAAACGCGAGTCGATTTTTACTTGAATATGGGTATGAATGAGAATGATTTCGGGACAATGGTATTTGATTATCCGGGTGTACTTGGCTACTTCACTCTTGAAGAGATGAATCAAAAG GTTAATTATCTGAAAGAGTTTGGGCTCAGTACCGAAGATGTCGGGAAATTACTAGCTTTCAGGCCACAGTTGATGGGTTGCAGCATTGAAGAAAGATGGAAGCCGCTTGTTAAGTACTTATATTACCTCGGAATTTCTCGAGATGGAATGAGGAGAATGCTTACCATTAAACCAATGATTTTCTGTTTCAATTTCGAGACTACAATTGCACCAAAG GTACAATTTTTCCGGGACATTGGTGTTCGAGAGGATGCCATCGGTAACATGCTTGTTAAGTTCCCTCCCTTACTAACCTACAGCCTGCACAAGAAAATTCAGCCAGTg GTCATATATTTGATGACCAAAGCTGGAGTTACAGAGAAGGATATCGGAAAGGTTGTAGCTTTGGGACCAGAGCTATTGGGTTGCAATATAGCAAAAACCCTTGAGGTTAATGTGAAGTATTTTCTTTCACTTGGCATACGAGTTAGACAGCTGGGTGAGATGATTGGTGATTTCCCTAAACTTCTTCGATACAAAGTAGATCTTCTGTATCCCAAGTATCAATACTTACGGAGAACGATGGTTCGCCCCTTGCAGGATGTCATTGAATTTCCCAG CTATTCTCTTGAAGAGCGAATAATTCCGAGGCACAAAATTATGGTGGAGAATCGGGTTAACTTCAAACTTCGCTACATGTTGGCGTGCACTGATGAAGAGTTCAACCAAAGGGTTGCAGATAAGGTTGAAAGGAGGCGGAGATTTGAATCCGGTCGCATGGATGATGCAGTGTCTGATTCTCAAATGGCCGAAGGTACCTTGGGTAAGATGGCAAGTAGTAGCTTATCTAGCTGA
- the LOC108464202 gene encoding NADH dehydrogenase [ubiquinone] iron-sulfur protein 8-B, mitochondrial has product MAAIFARNSLNALRARHLAVSGQVLQGSQHYGLRLSSRSYGTQKDDEEREQLAKEISKDWSSVFERSINTLFLTEMVRGLMLTLKYFFERKVTINYPFEKGPLSPRFRGEHALRRYPTGEERCIACKLCEAVCPAQAITIEAEEREDGSRRTTRYDIDMTKCIYCGLCQEACPVDAIVEGPNFEFATETHEELLYDKEKLLENGDRWETEIAENLRSESLYR; this is encoded by the exons ATGGCTGCAATCTTCGCTCGTAACTCTCTCAACGCTCTCCGAGCTCGACACCTT gctGTGTCAGGGCAAGTGTTGCAGGGTTCACAGCACTACGGGTTGCGACTCAGTTCACGCTCATATGGCACGCAGAAAG ATGATGAAGAAAGAGAGCAGCTTGCAAAGGAGATTTCAAAGGACTGGAGTTCTG TTTTCGAGAGAAGCATAAACACACTGTTTCTAACTGAAATGGTTCGGGGTCTCATGCTGACACTCAAATACTTCTTTGAAAGAAAAGTTACT ATTAACTATCCATTTGAGAAGGGTCCATTGAGCCCTCGTTTTCGAGGGGAGCATGCTCTCCGCCGATATCCAACTGGAGAGGAACGTTGCATTGCCTGTAAACTTTGTGAAGCG GTATGTCCCGCACAGGCAATCACAATAGAGGCTGAGGAACGAGAGGATGGAAGTCGTAGGACAACGAG GTATGACATTGACATGACCAAGTGTATTTACTGTGGACTCTGCCAAGAGGCATGTCCTGTCGATGCAATCGTTGAAGGACCCAACTTTGAATTTGCCACCGAGACTCATGAG GAGCTGCTGTATGACAAAGAGAAGCTGCTTGAGAACGGTGACCGATGGGAAACCGAGATTGCAGAGAATCTCAGATCCGAAAGCCTTTATCGGTGA
- the LOC108461224 gene encoding uncharacterized protein At1g01500-like isoform X2: MERVYESSNGNGPTSNDHMLMRHSPKSPYQSFSKGSLRWLDLRVFYVRVSKCETDESTPMHLTLNHVPLNPDTLLEVNGVRTGIYSDGPSTLLRRDRLDKKSEEATFVSTDSIRLTGSMKFEVFNKDTLLLYGVLELCDRNGCTKESKGSGPMWSMNCESVITTGTGFLKTKQFHSPSSTSPTVEVYVAGSFLGYPIILTRTLQPSLRKKQMKGILDSIPEHDATEDQKEAIPFQMLDYLNHKSESEEHRYLYSGLDYFEGEDGELSWFNAGVRVGVGIGLSICVGIGLGVGLLVRTYQGTTHNFRRRLL; this comes from the exons ATGGAGAGGGTTTATGAATCATCTAATGGAAATGGACCGACTAGTAATGATCACATGCTTATGAGGCACTCTCCTAAGTCTCCTTACCAATCATTCTCTAAGGGATCATTACGATGGCTAGATTTAAGAGTTTTCTATGTCAGAGTAAGCAAGTGTGAAACTGATGAATCAACTCCTATGCACCTTACTCTAAACCATGTTCCTTTGAATCCTGATACACTTCTTGAAGTAAACGGTGTTAGAACCGGCATCTATTCTGATGGCCCATCAACCCTTCTTAGAAGGGATAGGCTAGACAAAAAATCGGAAGAAGCCACTTTTGtgagcacggatagcataaggCTGACAGGAAGCATGAAGTTCGAGGTTTTTAATAAGGATACTCTTCTTCTATATGGGGTTTTAGAGTTGTGTGATAGAAATGGTTGCACCAAAGAGTCAAAAGGAAGTGGCCCGATGTGGAGCATGAACTGTGAATCAGTTATAACTACAGGCACTGGTTTTCTCAAGACCAAACAATTTCACAGTCCAAGTTCAACTTCACCTACAGTTGAGGTCTATGTTGCAGGGTCATTTTTAGGCTATCCAATTATATTAACTAGAACTTTACAGCCTAGTTTACGGAAGAAACAAATGAAAGGGATACTAGATTCGATACCGGAGCACGATGCAACTGAAGATCAGAAAGAAGCCATCCCTTTTCAG ATGCTGGATTACTTGAATCACAAGTCAGAAAGTGAAGAACACAGGTATCTGTATTCAGGGTTGGACTATTTTGAGGGGGAAGATGGGGAGCTGTCGTGGTTCAATGCCGGTGTGAGGGTAGGTGTCGGAATCGGTCTAAGCATCTGTGTGGGAATCGGATTAGGAGTAGGTTTGCTGGTTCGTACCTACCAAGGCACCACCCATAACTTTCGAAGACGACTACTGTAA
- the LOC108464201 gene encoding transcription termination factor MTERF2, chloroplastic isoform X1, whose product MLTYTPPSLHLHLHLHLHRYPHSTTISSSLHHHPNHPTTTAPDPVLRIHNSKTTSFLHHRQPATTTTNETKNPPQEYENDHHRHRDSEGKPKTPPHILPPQEKQNILEMSLVTKRGPQFPGSIYANSLPSLQSVIQTQNEDDEDDEEVMIRRALDIRRKVTAEVFKAAMKKGKFGITYSTNLVNRLPDFIDHVMIEAAALKRSPEFKDSTFNLRAKLVIDHSNVVPLIRWLKHNNLSYPKIAKLICMSKGNLDSIRRLVEWLKTVYVKGEFLGATLLKSGDDILHRRLEELDEIVDYLESNGVRRDWIGFVISRCPRLLSYSMEEVKTRVDFYLNMGMNENDFGTMVFDYPGVLGYFTLEEMNQKVNYLKEFGLSTEDVGKLLAFRPQLMGCSIEERWKPLVKYLYYLGISRDGMRRMLTIKPMIFCFNFETTIAPKVQFFRDIGVREDAIGNMLVKFPPLLTYSLHKKIQPVVIYLMTKAGVTEKDIGKVVALGPELLGCNIAKTLEVNVKYFLSLGIRVRQLGEMIGDFPKLLRYKVDLLYPKYQYLRRTMVRPLQDVIEFPRFFSYSLEERIIPRHKIMVENRVNFKLRYMLACTDEEFNQRVADKVERRRRFESGRMDDAVSDSQMAEGTLGKMASSSLSS is encoded by the exons ATGCTTACTTACACTCCTCCCTCTCTCCACCTCCACCTCCACCTCCATCTCCACCGTTACCCTCATTCGACCACCATCTCCTCCTCCCTCCACCACCACCCTAACCATCCGACCACCACAGCACCTGACCCTGTCCTCCGTATTCACAACTCAAAAACCACTTCCTTCCTTCACCACCGCCAACCGGCCACCACCACCACCAACGAAACAAAGAACCCACCCCAAGAATACGAAAATGACCACCACCGTCACCGAGATTCCGAAGGTAAACCCAAAACCCCACCACACATACTTCCACCTCAAGAGAAACAAAACATCCTAGAAATGTCCCTGGTCACCAAACGCGGCCCACAATTCCCAGGCTCCATTTACGCCAATTCTCTCCCTTCTCTCCAATCCGTAATCCAAACCCAAAACGAAGACGATGAGGATGATGAAGAGGTGATGATAAGACGGGCGCTTGATATTAGAAGGAAGGTAACAGCGGAGGTTTTCAAGGCAGCAATGAAGAAGGGAAAGTTTGGGATTACGTATTCGACGAATTTGGTTAATAGACTGCCGGATTTTATTGACCACGTGATGATCGAAGCCGCTGCGTTGAAAAGGTCCCCTGAGTTTAAGGATTCCACCTTTAATTTGCGTGCTAAGCTTGTTATTGATCACTCCAATGTTGTTCCTCTCATAAG GTGGCTGAAACACAATAACCTCTCATATCCCAAAATTGCAAAGCTGATATGCATGTCTAAAGGGAATCTTGACTCTATAAGACGGCTCGTTGAGTGGTTGAAGACGGTTTATGTGAAAGGAGAATTTCTGGGTGCAACGCTTTTGAAATCCGGAGACGATATTTTGCATCGTAGACTAGAAGAACTGGATGAGATTGTTGATTATTTGGAGAGTAATGGAGTTAGGAGGGACTGGATCGGTTTCGTTATTAGCCGATGTCCGAGGTTGTTGTCCTATAGTATGGAGGAAGTGAAAACGCGAGTCGATTTTTACTTGAATATGGGTATGAATGAGAATGATTTCGGGACAATGGTATTTGATTATCCGGGTGTACTTGGCTACTTCACTCTTGAAGAGATGAATCAAAAG GTTAATTATCTGAAAGAGTTTGGGCTCAGTACCGAAGATGTCGGGAAATTACTAGCTTTCAGGCCACAGTTGATGGGTTGCAGCATTGAAGAAAGATGGAAGCCGCTTGTTAAGTACTTATATTACCTCGGAATTTCTCGAGATGGAATGAGGAGAATGCTTACCATTAAACCAATGATTTTCTGTTTCAATTTCGAGACTACAATTGCACCAAAG GTACAATTTTTCCGGGACATTGGTGTTCGAGAGGATGCCATCGGTAACATGCTTGTTAAGTTCCCTCCCTTACTAACCTACAGCCTGCACAAGAAAATTCAGCCAGTg GTCATATATTTGATGACCAAAGCTGGAGTTACAGAGAAGGATATCGGAAAGGTTGTAGCTTTGGGACCAGAGCTATTGGGTTGCAATATAGCAAAAACCCTTGAGGTTAATGTGAAGTATTTTCTTTCACTTGGCATACGAGTTAGACAGCTGGGTGAGATGATTGGTGATTTCCCTAAACTTCTTCGATACAAAGTAGATCTTCTGTATCCCAAGTATCAATACTTACGGAGAACGATGGTTCGCCCCTTGCAGGATGTCATTGAATTTCCCAG GTTTTTCAGCTATTCTCTTGAAGAGCGAATAATTCCGAGGCACAAAATTATGGTGGAGAATCGGGTTAACTTCAAACTTCGCTACATGTTGGCGTGCACTGATGAAGAGTTCAACCAAAGGGTTGCAGATAAGGTTGAAAGGAGGCGGAGATTTGAATCCGGTCGCATGGATGATGCAGTGTCTGATTCTCAAATGGCCGAAGGTACCTTGGGTAAGATGGCAAGTAGTAGCTTATCTAGCTGA
- the LOC108461224 gene encoding uncharacterized protein At1g01500-like isoform X1, which produces MASFLPFSISFLRGFSCWIGLLLVWTLTSYQLDQGGKVLPRGTKFFVIMERVYESSNGNGPTSNDHMLMRHSPKSPYQSFSKGSLRWLDLRVFYVRVSKCETDESTPMHLTLNHVPLNPDTLLEVNGVRTGIYSDGPSTLLRRDRLDKKSEEATFVSTDSIRLTGSMKFEVFNKDTLLLYGVLELCDRNGCTKESKGSGPMWSMNCESVITTGTGFLKTKQFHSPSSTSPTVEVYVAGSFLGYPIILTRTLQPSLRKKQMKGILDSIPEHDATEDQKEAIPFQMLDYLNHKSESEEHRYLYSGLDYFEGEDGELSWFNAGVRVGVGIGLSICVGIGLGVGLLVRTYQGTTHNFRRRLL; this is translated from the exons ATGGCTTCATTTCTCCCTTTTTCTATTTCCTTCTTGAGAG GTTTTTCTTGCTGGATTGGTCTCTTACTTGTATGGACTTTAACAAGTTATCAACTCGATCAAGGTGGAAAGGTTTTACCAAGGGGTACTAAATTCTTTGTGATTATGGAGAGGGTTTATGAATCATCTAATGGAAATGGACCGACTAGTAATGATCACATGCTTATGAGGCACTCTCCTAAGTCTCCTTACCAATCATTCTCTAAGGGATCATTACGATGGCTAGATTTAAGAGTTTTCTATGTCAGAGTAAGCAAGTGTGAAACTGATGAATCAACTCCTATGCACCTTACTCTAAACCATGTTCCTTTGAATCCTGATACACTTCTTGAAGTAAACGGTGTTAGAACCGGCATCTATTCTGATGGCCCATCAACCCTTCTTAGAAGGGATAGGCTAGACAAAAAATCGGAAGAAGCCACTTTTGtgagcacggatagcataaggCTGACAGGAAGCATGAAGTTCGAGGTTTTTAATAAGGATACTCTTCTTCTATATGGGGTTTTAGAGTTGTGTGATAGAAATGGTTGCACCAAAGAGTCAAAAGGAAGTGGCCCGATGTGGAGCATGAACTGTGAATCAGTTATAACTACAGGCACTGGTTTTCTCAAGACCAAACAATTTCACAGTCCAAGTTCAACTTCACCTACAGTTGAGGTCTATGTTGCAGGGTCATTTTTAGGCTATCCAATTATATTAACTAGAACTTTACAGCCTAGTTTACGGAAGAAACAAATGAAAGGGATACTAGATTCGATACCGGAGCACGATGCAACTGAAGATCAGAAAGAAGCCATCCCTTTTCAG ATGCTGGATTACTTGAATCACAAGTCAGAAAGTGAAGAACACAGGTATCTGTATTCAGGGTTGGACTATTTTGAGGGGGAAGATGGGGAGCTGTCGTGGTTCAATGCCGGTGTGAGGGTAGGTGTCGGAATCGGTCTAAGCATCTGTGTGGGAATCGGATTAGGAGTAGGTTTGCTGGTTCGTACCTACCAAGGCACCACCCATAACTTTCGAAGACGACTACTGTAA